From the genome of Papaver somniferum cultivar HN1 chromosome 2, ASM357369v1, whole genome shotgun sequence, one region includes:
- the LOC113348156 gene encoding cytochrome P450 71A1-like has protein sequence MDPSSLSLFRWFKESALVYLQEKLHYPELYLVTIIVTLLVLVSLHYLVKNNQKKNYKKLPPSPPKLPIIGNLHQLSSLPHLSLRRLTDKYGPIIQLQLGEIPTVVVSSARLAKEVLKTHDLALSSRPQILGAQHLFYNCTDVVFAPYGAYWRHIRKICILELLSTKRVQSYSPVREEEVVRMIHRIADGQYLYKDGSTKVVDLTKMLALYANDVVCRTAFGRDFSAGGEYDKHGFQKMLEDYQVLLGGFSIGDYFPSLEWIHSLTGIKARLVNTTERFDCFFEDVIAEHRNSKKSKDECKDIVDVLLEVQKDDETLTMDNVKAIILDMFAAGTDTTFIALDWGMTELIMNPRVMEKAQAEVRAIVGDRTTVLKTDLPKMPYLNAVIKEILRMHPPAPVLVPRESMAEVTIDGYEIPAKTRFFVNAWAIGRDPESWDNPDVFEPERFIGSSVDYKGQDYELIPFGSGRRMCPAITFGIASVELALAQVLHSFDYELPPGIKPEDLDMTEVFGITMHRVSHLIVVAKPRYVPPFTK, from the exons ATGGATCCGTCGTCGTTGTCGTTGTTTCGATGGTTTAAAGAATCAGCGTTGGTTTACCTGCAAGAAAAACTTCATTACCCTGAGCTCTACCTTGTCACAATTATTGTCACTCTACTGGTACTAGTATCACTCCATTATCTTGTCAAGAATAACCAAAAAAAGAACTACAAAAAGCTTCCACCAAGTCCTCCAAAGTTGCCAATTATTGGCAACCTTCACCAGCTTAGTAGTCTTCCGCACCTCTCACTCCGTCGCTTAACCGATAAATATGGCCCTATAATTCAGCTACAGCTGGGTGAGATCCCTACCGTGGTGGTATCATCAGCTCGATTAGCGAAGGAAGTACTTAAAACCCATGATCTTGCTCTTTCAAGCCGACCTCAAATTTTAGGAGCACAACACCTCTTCTATAACTGCACTGACGTGGTTTTTGCACCCTACGGTGCTTACTGGAGACATATCCGGAAAATATGCATACTAGAACTTCTTAGTACCAAAAGGGTCCAGTCTTACAGCCCTGTGAGAGAAGAGGAGGTTGTACGTATGATTCACCGCATTGCAGATGGTCAGTACTTGTATAAAGATGGGTCTACCAAGGTAGTCGACCTTACCAAGATGTTGGCACTCTACGCGAACGACGTTGTCTGCAGGACGGCATTTGGAAGAGATTTTTCAGCAGGAGGAGAGTATGATAAACATGGGTTCCAAAAGATGCTAGAGGATTACCAGGTTTTGCTAGGAGGATTTAGTATTGGTGATTATTTCCCTTCACTGGAATGGATACACAGTTTAACAGGCATCAAAGCTAGACTAGTAAATACGACTGAACGTTTCGACTGTTTCTTtgaggatgttattgctgaacaTCGGAATTCTAAGAAATCAAAAGACGAGTGCAAAGACATTGTTGACGTCCTCCTCGAAGTTCAAAAGGATGATGAGACTCTGACTATGGATAATGTCAAAGCCATAATCTTG GATATGTTTGCTGCAGGAACTGATACGACTTTCATAGCATTAGATTGGGGGATGACAGAGCTCATAATGAATCCAAGAGTCATGGAAAAAGCACAAGCTGAAGTAAGAGCAATTGTTGGAGATAGGACTACTGTGTTAAAGACTGATCTTCCCAAAATGCCATACTTGAATGCTGTCATAAAAGAGATTCTCAGGATGCATCCTCCTGCTCCAGTACTAGTCCCAAGAGAATCCATGGCCGAAGTAACAATAGACGGATATGAAATTCCTGCAAAAACAAGGTTCTTCGTTAATGCTTGGGCAATTGGGAGAGACCCTGAATCTTGGGACAATCCAGATGTTTTTGAACCGGAGAGATTCATTGGCAGCTCTGTTGACTATAAAGGACAGGATTATGAACTCATTCCATTTGGGTCTGGGAGGAGAATGTGTCCAGCAATTACATTTGGAATAGCGAGTGTAGAACTCGCTCTTGCTCAAGTTCTCCATAGCTTTGATTACGAGCTCCCACCTGGTATCAAGCCAGAGGATCTTGACATGACCGAAGTGTTTGGCATCACAATGCATAGGGTCTCTCATCTCATTGTGGTTGCCAAACCACGCTATGTTCCACCTTTTACCAAATAA